AATGATTGTGAATTTAGATTGTATTGATAAAAAGTTTGATTTTACGGGCTCTAAGATTGCCTTGATTTGTGAGGATAAGGTCTTGACTATCTTACGTGATGACAAGGACGATATCCCTTGTCCCAACATGTGGGAGTTGCCAGGTGGTGGTCGTGAAGGAAACGAAAGTCCTTTCGAGTGCGCAGCGCGTGAAGTTTATGAAGAACTGGGAATTCATCTGACTGAGGATTGTCTGCTTTGGGCGAAGGTTTATCCAAGTATGCTTTTTGCGGATAAACAATCTGTATTTCTAGTCGGTCTGTTGACACAGGCCCAGTTTGACAGTATCGTATTTGGAGATGAAGGACAG
This portion of the Streptococcus mitis B6 genome encodes:
- a CDS encoding NUDIX hydrolase; translation: MIVNLDCIDKKFDFTGSKIALICEDKVLTILRDDKDDIPCPNMWELPGGGREGNESPFECAAREVYEELGIHLTEDCLLWAKVYPSMLFADKQSVFLVGLLTQAQFDSIVFGDEGQGYQLMNVEEFLSSSQVVPQLQERLKDYLKVSD